The proteins below are encoded in one region of Silene latifolia isolate original U9 population chromosome 2, ASM4854445v1, whole genome shotgun sequence:
- the LOC141641854 gene encoding uncharacterized protein LOC141641854 produces MTHRYAFEAVDRSLRDVMRFSNDGDINQPFGGKVVVFGDAFRQILPVIPNKGSRSEIVNVSLHICGLLCGQICGLLASYFTLYDLIKYIFVYSYKVLKLTKNMRLRGGDSCSELGEIKEFSEWILKVGDGVAGDPNDGEVELELPNDMLIQHTGDPIASIVDVIYPSLENQLSNPEYLQERAILSPTHEIVDLVNDYVLSQIDGTKKIYFSSDDVSKNESNIGVRDLYSTEFLNSIKCSGLPNHELKLKVGYSYASSKH; encoded by the exons ATGACGCACAGATATGCTTTCGAGGCTGTTGACAGAAGTTTAAGAGATGTCATGCGTTTTTCAAACGACGGAGATATCAATCAACCATTTGGTGGTAAGGTTGTCGTATTTGGAGATGCTTTTCGACAAATACTCCCCGTTATCCCTAATAAAGGCAGCAGATCGGAAATTGTGAATGTGTCACTACATATTTGTGGTCTACTTTGTGGTCAAATTTGTGGTCTACTTGCAAG TTACTTTACTTTATATGACCTCATAAAATACATATTTGTTTATTCATACAAGGTGTTGAAATTGACAAAAAACATGCGCCTTCGAGGCGGAGATTCGTGTTCCGAACTTGGTGAGATAAAGGAGTTTTCAGAATGGATACTAAAAGTTGGAGACGGGGTTGCTGGAGATCCAAATGACGGGGAAGTTGAATTAGAGTTGCCGAATGACATGTTGATTCAGCACACTGGAGATCCTATCGCTTCGATTGTAGATGTCATTTACCCATCCCTCGAGAATCAACTATCGAATCCCGAGTATCTTCAGGAGAGGGCCATCCTTTCACCTACACATGAGATCGTTGATTTGGTTAATGACTACGTATTATCTCAAATAGATGGAACAAAGAAAATTTACTTCAGCTCAGACGATGTTAGTAAAAATGAGAGTAATATTGGGGTCCGTGATTTGTACTCCACAGAATTTCTTAACTCTATTAAGTGCTCGGGGCTTCCAAATCACGAATTAAAGCTGAAGGTTGGTTATAGTTATGCTTCTTCGAAACATTGA
- the LOC141644084 gene encoding protein SPIRAL1-like 1 — protein sequence MGRGVSSGGGQSSLGYLFGSGEPPKTTAPKPASNNAPSTTVREAPSAPAEKPVSQSVEAKQSPAVPAGVNRPTNNYHRADGQNTGNFITDRPSTKVHAAPGGGSSLGYLFGGGSS from the exons ATGGGGCGTGGTGTCAGCAGTGGAGGTGGGCAGAGTTCCTTGGGCTACCTGTTTGGAAGCGGAGAACCTCCTAAGACTACAGCTCCAAAGCCTGCTTCTAACAATGCTCCATCAACGACTGTGAGAGAGGCACCTTCTGCGCCAGCAGAAAAGCCTGTCAGTCAATCTGTTGAGGCCAAGCAGTCTCCTGCTGTTCCTGCTGGGGTTAATAGGCCTACAAACAACTATCATCGTGCTGATGGTCAGAACACTGGCAACTTCATCACG GACCGACCCTCAACCAAGGTGCATGCTGCTCCTGGCGGTGGATCCTCTCTGGGTTATCTCTTTGGTGGTGGCAGTTCTTAA
- the LOC141644085 gene encoding cell division control protein 48 homolog B isoform X2 produces MLNSLVSNGDVGCCSMVLLVLTSLVRAVVKECDARLTVISPHTVHRAHVGESEKVLREAFMEASSHAESGKPSVIFIDEIDALCPRRNSRREQDARLASQLLTLMDSNQATSSVPPFVVVASTNRVDAIDPALRRSGRFDTEIEVSTPNEHERLQILLLYSRKLRLDSGVNLQALAASCNGYVGADLEALCREAAMSAVQRATQSSDDGLWCIIEDDWKVAKSIVGPSITRGVTVDIPNVSWDDIGGLNDLKKKLQQAVEWPIKHSSAFSRMGISPMRGILLHGPPGCSKTTLAKAAAHAAQASFFSLSGAELYSMYVGEGEALLRHTFRRARLAAPSILFFDEADVIAGRRGGTASGNISVGERLLSTLLTEMDGLEQAKGILVLAATNRPHAIDPALMRPGRFDLVLYVPPPDLEARHEILRVHTRKMKLGSDVDLKQVAEETEFFTGAELEGLCREAGIVALREDISATIVNDRHFQTVKSSLKPALTGEEVDRYSRFMKSSSLQLHQVQLETELPTKTKPKGYGPVSAVTVGALSLVVVAAAKYFSYRSSISIFGAAAT; encoded by the exons ATGCTCAACTCCTTGGTCTCAAA TGGAGACGTGGGTTGTTGCTCTATGGTCCTCCTGGTACTG ACGAGTTTGGTGCGTGCGGTGGTCAAGGAATGTGATGCCAGGCTGACTGTGATCAG TCCACATACTGTTCATAGAGCACATGTAGGAGAAAGTGAGAAAGTCCTCCGAGAGGCTTTTATGGAGGCATCTTCTCATGCAGAGTCAGGCAAGCCTTCAGTTATTTTTATAGATGAGATTGATGCTCTCTGTCCTCGTCGCAATTCTAG AAGGGAACAAGATGCTCGTTTGGCTTCTCAACTCCTTACACTTATGGACTCCAATCAGGCCACATCATCTGTACCCCCTTTTGTTGTGGTCGCATCAACTAACAG GGTTGACGCTATTGACCCAGCACTGAGGAGATCAGGACGTTTTGATACTGAAATTGAAGTTTCAACTCCAAATGAGCATGAGCGCCTACAGATCCTGCTG CTTTACAGTAGAAAGCTTAGACTTGACTCTGGTGTCAACTTGCAAGCATTAGCTGCCTCATGTAATGGATACGTCGGGGCTGATTTGGAAGCTCTATGTCGTGAGGCCGCAATGTCTGCTGTACAAAGAGCAACTCAATCTAGTGACGATGGTTTATGGTGCATCATAGAAGATGACTGGAAGGTTGCAAAGTCTATTGTGGGTCCAAGCATTACAAGAGGTGTGACGGTTGATATACCAAATGTGTCTTGGGATGATATTGGAGGCCTAAATGATTTGAAG AAAAAGCTTCAGCAGGCAGTTGAGTGGCCTATTAAACATTCTTCTGCATTTTCAAGGATGGGCATATCTCCCATGCGAGGAATTCTTCTTCATGGACCTCCTGGATGTTCAAAAACAACCCTCGCTAAAGCTGCAGCCCATGCAGCTCAAGCTTCCTTTTTCTCACTTAG TGGTGCGGAATTATATTCAATGTACGTTGGAGAGGGTGAGGCTTTGTTGCGGCACACATTCCGGAGAGCAAGGCTTGCAGCACCAAGCATTTTGTTTTTTGACGAGGCAGATGTCATTGCGGGAAGGAG AGGTGGGACTGCAAGTGGCAATATTTCAGTTGGCGAGAGGCTTTTGTCAACGTTGTTGACTGAAATGGACGGTTTGGAGCAGGCAAAA GGAATACTTGTACTGGCTGCCACAAATAGACCTCATGCAATTGATCCCGCTCTTATGCGCCCAGGGCGGTTTGATTTG GTACTATATGTACCACCCCCAGACCTCGAAGCTCGACATGAGATATTGAGAGTACATACAAGAAAAATGAAACTGGGATCCGATGTTGATCTGAAACAAGTAGCAGAAGAAACCGAATTTTTCACAGGGGCCGAGCTAGAAGGACTGTGTAGAGAAGCTGGAATTGTCGCTTTAAGAGAAGACATTTCTGCCACAATTGTGAATGATCGACATTTTCAGACTGTGAAAAGCTCTCTGAAGCCCGCTCTGACAGGGGAAGAAGTCGATAGGTACTCGAGATTCATGAAAAGTTCATCTTTGCAGTTGCATCAGGTCCAGCTCGAGACTGAACTGCCCactaaaaccaaaccaaaaggcTACGGTCCTGTAAGTGCGGTCACAGTTGGTGCTTTAAGCTTGGTCGTAGTAGCTGCTGCCAAGTATTTTTCTTATCGTAGTAGTATAAGCATATTTGGAGCAGCAGCTACCTGA
- the LOC141644086 gene encoding uncharacterized protein LOC141644086: MCGIALVVDGVHIHGLCSSVDSSSTQEQHHGSKPLTFTIDDLKAALRRRGPDSLGTKKVVLEVNNGGDGEVVSHVAEYEGIEGERSCSNGVNDCKPCTNGENGFGMCRGVAEMYFFGAVLQLRGTNPVTQPLVDASGNVLIYNGEIFGGVHMSSDSNDAEVLFQRLRNCCCCQSHGSVSSCSGEPIPSLLSSIKGPWSVVYWQNVSRTLWFGRDAFGRRSLVVHWPTSEDSRFVLSSVSPPHSTAMSPDPEVEDRACTLHSWEELPCGVYSVSIDGSNTDACLIGRAVKHEWTNCMLKDLIKWDRMLVEPKQGQSDPSNPLYSSLVAELVPASVNGTSRPSSITPAHVVLAALKKSIARRTTKHTIFKVDKDDREQNFVPVAVLFSGGLDSMILAAILHECLDASYGIDLLNVSFDGKTAPDRITARTGLKELKRIGPTRRWRLIEIDADLSNLTVEMKHVMSLINPANTYMDLNIGLALWLAAGGDGWVYETETSQHDSCHRFKYKSEARILLVGSGADEQCAGYGRHRTKYRNSSWLGLHEEMKLDMQRIWKRNLGRDDRCIADNGKEARFPFLDEDVIKVLLGFPLWEIANLDQPSGTGDKKILREVARLLGVYEAAAHPKRAIQFGSRIAQESNKRNFGSNRAANQVSAGSVTFYRSSS, encoded by the exons ATGTGTGGAATTGCATTGGTGGTTGATGGAGTTCACATCCATGGTTTATGCTCTTCGGTTGATAGTAGTAGTACACAAGAGCAACATCATGGTTCTAAACCA CTTACGTTTACAATTGATGACTTGAAAGCCGCTTTAAGGAGACGAGGTCCTGATAGCTTAGGAACCAAAAAGGTTGTGCTTGAAGTGAACAATGGGGGTGATGGAGAAGTTGTTTCGCATGTTGCAGAATATGAGGGGATTGAGGGGGAACGATCTTGCTCTAATGGTGTAAATGATTGCAAGCCTTGCACTAACGGGGAGAATGGATTTGGAATGTGTCGAGGTGTTGCTGAGATGTACTTTTTTGGTGCTGTTTTACAGTTGAGGGGAACAAATCCTGTAACACAACCTTTAGTTGATGCATCCGGGAATGTTCTCATTTATAATG GTGAGATATTTGGCGGAGTTCACATGAGCAGTGACAGCAATGATGCTGAAGTCCTTTTTCAGCGTTTGAGAAACTGCTGTTGTTGTCAATCTCATGGGAGTGTAAGCAGCTGTAGTGGAGAACCAATTCCGTCACTTCTTTCATCTATTAAGGGGCCATGGTCTGTGGTATATTGGCAG AATGTCTCCAGAACTCTCTGGTTTGGAAGGGATGCCTTTGGAAGGAGGAGTCTTGTGGTTCATTGGCCCACATCAGAGGACTCTAGATTTGTCCTCTCCTCGGTATCACCACCCCATTCTACTGCTATGAGCCCTG ATCCTGAAGTCGAAGATAGAGCATGTACCCTCCACAGCTGGGAAGAGCTTCCATGTGGTGTGTACAGTGTATCTATTGATGGTTCAAATACTGATGCATGTTTGATCGGTAGAGCTGTAAAACATGAATGGACGAATTGTATGCTAAAAGATCTTATTAAGTGGGACAGAATGCTTGTGGAACCCAAGCAAGGCCAGTCAGATCCTTCGAATCCTCTTTACTCTTCACTGGTGGCTGAGTTGGTTCCAGCTTCTGTTAATG GAACCTCACGACCCTCGAGTATCACACCGGCTCATGTTGTTTTGGCAGCACTTAAAAAGAGTATTGCAAGGCGGACTACCAAACATACAATCTTCAAG GTTGATAAAGATGATAGAGAACAGAATTTTGTTCCTGTGGCTGTCCTCTTCTCAGGAGGGTTAGATTCCATGATACTTGCTGCAATACTTCATGAATGCCTAGATGCCAGTT ATGGCATTGATCTGTTAAATGTCAGTTTTGATGGCAAAACGGCTCCAGATAGAATCACTGCCAGAACAGGACTAAAGGAGCTAAAAAGAATTGGGCCTACAAGAAG GTGGAGACTAATTGAGATTGATGCTGATTTGTCGAATCTGACCGTGGAGATGAAGCATGTCATGTCACTCATTAATCCTGCAAACACTTATATG GACCTGAACATCGGTCTAGCGCTGTGGCTGGCTGCTGGAGGTGATGGCTGGGTGTATGAGACAGAGACATCTCAGCACGACAGTTGTCACCGCTTCAAATACAAGTCTGAAGCAAGAATATTACTCGTTGGGTCTGGCGCTGATGAGCAATGTGCCGGATATGGTAGACATAGAACCAAATACAGAAACAGCAG TTGGCTTGGCTTGCATGAGGAAATGAAACTGGATATGCAGAGAATCTGGAAAAGAAACTTAGGGAGAGATGATAGGTGCATTGCTGACAATGGAAAGGAG gcaAGATTTCCGTTTTTGGACGAGGATGTTATAAAGGTTTTACTTGGTTTCCCTCTGTGGGAGATTGCCAACCTTGATCAGCCTAGTGGAACAGGGGACAAGAAGATTTTGAGAGAG GTTGCGAGGTTGCTTGGAGTCTATGAAGCGGCTGCTCATCCTAAACGAGCCATTCAG TTCGGCTCAAGAATAGCGCAAGAATCAAACAAGAGAAACTTTGGCAGCAATCGCGCTGCCAATCAAGTATCCGCTGGCAGTGTAACGTTTTACAGGTCATCAAGCTAG
- the LOC141644085 gene encoding cell division control protein 48 homolog B isoform X1: MESNSEWRAEEAIAGNSEALEALRELIIYPLHYSSHAQLLGLKWRRGLLLYGPPGTGKTSLVRAVVKECDARLTVISPHTVHRAHVGESEKVLREAFMEASSHAESGKPSVIFIDEIDALCPRRNSRREQDARLASQLLTLMDSNQATSSVPPFVVVASTNRVDAIDPALRRSGRFDTEIEVSTPNEHERLQILLLYSRKLRLDSGVNLQALAASCNGYVGADLEALCREAAMSAVQRATQSSDDGLWCIIEDDWKVAKSIVGPSITRGVTVDIPNVSWDDIGGLNDLKKKLQQAVEWPIKHSSAFSRMGISPMRGILLHGPPGCSKTTLAKAAAHAAQASFFSLSGAELYSMYVGEGEALLRHTFRRARLAAPSILFFDEADVIAGRRGGTASGNISVGERLLSTLLTEMDGLEQAKGILVLAATNRPHAIDPALMRPGRFDLVLYVPPPDLEARHEILRVHTRKMKLGSDVDLKQVAEETEFFTGAELEGLCREAGIVALREDISATIVNDRHFQTVKSSLKPALTGEEVDRYSRFMKSSSLQLHQVQLETELPTKTKPKGYGPVSAVTVGALSLVVVAAAKYFSYRSSISIFGAAAT; encoded by the exons ATGGAGAGCAATAGTGAATGGAGAGCAGAAGAAGCCATTGCAGGAAACAGTGAAGCACTTGAAGCTCTCAGAGAACTAATTATTTACCCACTTCACTATTCTTCTCATGCTCAACTCCTTGGTCTCAAA TGGAGACGTGGGTTGTTGCTCTATGGTCCTCCTGGTACTGGTAAA ACGAGTTTGGTGCGTGCGGTGGTCAAGGAATGTGATGCCAGGCTGACTGTGATCAG TCCACATACTGTTCATAGAGCACATGTAGGAGAAAGTGAGAAAGTCCTCCGAGAGGCTTTTATGGAGGCATCTTCTCATGCAGAGTCAGGCAAGCCTTCAGTTATTTTTATAGATGAGATTGATGCTCTCTGTCCTCGTCGCAATTCTAG AAGGGAACAAGATGCTCGTTTGGCTTCTCAACTCCTTACACTTATGGACTCCAATCAGGCCACATCATCTGTACCCCCTTTTGTTGTGGTCGCATCAACTAACAG GGTTGACGCTATTGACCCAGCACTGAGGAGATCAGGACGTTTTGATACTGAAATTGAAGTTTCAACTCCAAATGAGCATGAGCGCCTACAGATCCTGCTG CTTTACAGTAGAAAGCTTAGACTTGACTCTGGTGTCAACTTGCAAGCATTAGCTGCCTCATGTAATGGATACGTCGGGGCTGATTTGGAAGCTCTATGTCGTGAGGCCGCAATGTCTGCTGTACAAAGAGCAACTCAATCTAGTGACGATGGTTTATGGTGCATCATAGAAGATGACTGGAAGGTTGCAAAGTCTATTGTGGGTCCAAGCATTACAAGAGGTGTGACGGTTGATATACCAAATGTGTCTTGGGATGATATTGGAGGCCTAAATGATTTGAAG AAAAAGCTTCAGCAGGCAGTTGAGTGGCCTATTAAACATTCTTCTGCATTTTCAAGGATGGGCATATCTCCCATGCGAGGAATTCTTCTTCATGGACCTCCTGGATGTTCAAAAACAACCCTCGCTAAAGCTGCAGCCCATGCAGCTCAAGCTTCCTTTTTCTCACTTAG TGGTGCGGAATTATATTCAATGTACGTTGGAGAGGGTGAGGCTTTGTTGCGGCACACATTCCGGAGAGCAAGGCTTGCAGCACCAAGCATTTTGTTTTTTGACGAGGCAGATGTCATTGCGGGAAGGAG AGGTGGGACTGCAAGTGGCAATATTTCAGTTGGCGAGAGGCTTTTGTCAACGTTGTTGACTGAAATGGACGGTTTGGAGCAGGCAAAA GGAATACTTGTACTGGCTGCCACAAATAGACCTCATGCAATTGATCCCGCTCTTATGCGCCCAGGGCGGTTTGATTTG GTACTATATGTACCACCCCCAGACCTCGAAGCTCGACATGAGATATTGAGAGTACATACAAGAAAAATGAAACTGGGATCCGATGTTGATCTGAAACAAGTAGCAGAAGAAACCGAATTTTTCACAGGGGCCGAGCTAGAAGGACTGTGTAGAGAAGCTGGAATTGTCGCTTTAAGAGAAGACATTTCTGCCACAATTGTGAATGATCGACATTTTCAGACTGTGAAAAGCTCTCTGAAGCCCGCTCTGACAGGGGAAGAAGTCGATAGGTACTCGAGATTCATGAAAAGTTCATCTTTGCAGTTGCATCAGGTCCAGCTCGAGACTGAACTGCCCactaaaaccaaaccaaaaggcTACGGTCCTGTAAGTGCGGTCACAGTTGGTGCTTTAAGCTTGGTCGTAGTAGCTGCTGCCAAGTATTTTTCTTATCGTAGTAGTATAAGCATATTTGGAGCAGCAGCTACCTGA